The Sorangiineae bacterium MSr11367 genome window below encodes:
- a CDS encoding ester cyclase, whose protein sequence is MRRFRSGATPPEVPLSRELHSGLIVRYFEEVWNQGRVGVLDELLHPDYVNHTPAQAGLPTGIGGLKRIVALLRADSSDMRVQVVDEIHDGDRVAVRCIHRGKLDGILFGIAPTGRRLEVEQVHILRFREGRILEHWWPIALATDDGAKEGSPDSEPLSVQGPPSSMGQHASESPYNLTKLLRQYLRGAFQSGAPEMRAAARQMGIGSRTLQRRLNQAGTTFSQEVDAARRELACQYVLEPDRPFREIAVRLGFVDIGSFFRAFRRWTQTSPRQFRMRSVPPAVAQDSELSPAS, encoded by the coding sequence ATGCGCCGATTTCGGAGCGGCGCCACTCCGCCGGAGGTGCCATTGTCGCGAGAGCTTCACAGCGGTCTCATCGTTCGATACTTCGAAGAGGTCTGGAATCAAGGCCGCGTCGGAGTCCTCGACGAGCTTTTGCATCCTGATTACGTGAACCACACTCCCGCCCAGGCCGGGCTCCCGACGGGGATCGGTGGGTTGAAGCGGATCGTCGCGCTGTTGCGTGCGGATTCATCGGACATGCGCGTTCAAGTCGTGGACGAGATTCACGATGGAGATCGGGTGGCCGTTCGCTGCATCCACCGCGGAAAACTCGACGGCATTTTGTTCGGCATCGCTCCGACGGGGCGGCGGCTGGAGGTGGAGCAAGTCCATATTCTTCGTTTCCGTGAAGGAAGAATCTTGGAGCATTGGTGGCCAATTGCCTTGGCCACCGACGATGGCGCGAAGGAAGGCTCCCCCGACAGTGAACCGCTCTCCGTTCAGGGGCCGCCAAGCAGCATGGGCCAGCATGCCTCGGAGTCACCCTACAACCTCACCAAGCTTCTCCGACAGTATCTGCGCGGCGCGTTTCAAAGTGGAGCACCGGAAATGCGAGCCGCTGCGCGCCAAATGGGGATCGGCAGCCGCACGTTGCAACGTCGCCTGAACCAAGCGGGGACCACCTTCAGTCAGGAGGTCGATGCTGCTCGCCGAGAGCTGGCCTGCCAATACGTGCTCGAGCCGGATCGCCCATTTCGCGAGATTGCCGTCCGCCTCGGATTCGTGGACATCGGGTCGTTCTTTCGCGCCTTCCGCCGCTGGACGCAAACCTCACCTCGCCAGTTTCGAATGCGCTCCGTCCCCCCTGCGGTGGCACAAGACAGCGAACTTTCCCCGGCATCGTAA
- the sbnA gene encoding 2,3-diaminopropionate biosynthesis protein SbnA, producing the protein MVGRTPMVRLEARGLEQVELYCKLEFNNPTGSVKDRAARYMIDHGLASGRINEKTLLVESSSGNFGIALAALSARRKLRFCCVIDPRINAINEMLIRSLGAEVVCVTERDPTGGYLQTRLRKVRSILATTPNSYWLNQYANPINAEAYYTTLGTELCEALPRLDYVFVGVSSGGTISGISRRLKEHFPKVRVIAVDVLGSVIFGGAPRPRWIPGIGASIVPDILSTAKIDEVVQVDEASAVRACHELLEAHSIFVGGSSGAALAAMRSYFHGKTFDTAPVVATIFPDRGDRYAGTIYNPDWCDQLFGGTMQSGHHRAAEVAADLQ; encoded by the coding sequence ATGGTCGGTCGCACCCCCATGGTTCGCCTCGAGGCACGCGGCCTCGAACAGGTGGAGCTGTATTGCAAGCTCGAGTTCAACAATCCCACGGGAAGCGTGAAGGATCGTGCCGCGCGCTACATGATCGACCACGGGCTCGCGAGCGGCAGAATCAACGAAAAAACGCTGCTCGTCGAATCGTCGTCGGGGAACTTCGGCATCGCGCTGGCGGCGCTCTCCGCGCGACGCAAATTGCGATTTTGCTGCGTCATCGATCCACGCATCAACGCGATCAACGAGATGCTGATCCGCTCGCTGGGGGCCGAGGTGGTCTGCGTTACCGAGCGCGACCCAACCGGCGGGTATCTGCAGACGCGCTTGCGCAAAGTGCGGTCGATATTGGCCACCACGCCGAATTCGTATTGGTTGAACCAATACGCCAATCCTATCAACGCCGAGGCTTATTACACGACACTGGGGACGGAGCTCTGCGAGGCCCTGCCCCGCCTCGATTACGTCTTCGTGGGGGTGAGCTCCGGCGGTACGATTTCGGGAATATCTCGCCGCCTCAAGGAACACTTTCCGAAAGTGCGGGTCATCGCCGTCGACGTCCTCGGCTCGGTCATCTTTGGCGGCGCACCCCGACCGCGATGGATCCCAGGCATCGGCGCCAGCATCGTTCCGGACATTTTAAGCACCGCCAAGATCGACGAAGTCGTTCAAGTGGACGAGGCGTCGGCGGTCCGTGCGTGCCACGAGCTGCTGGAAGCACACTCCATCTTCGTGGGCGGGTCCTCGGGGGCCGCGCTGGCCGCCATGCGAAGCTATTTCCACGGCAAGACGTTCGACACCGCGCCGGTCGTGGCCACCATCTTCCCCGATCGAGGCGATCGCTACGCTGGAACCATCTACAATCCCGATTGGTGCGATCAGCTTTTCGGCGGCACCATGCAGAGCGGCCATCATCGTGCAGCCGAGGTCGCCGCAGACCTCCAATGA